The DNA window GCAAAGAATGGTGTAATGGTTAATATCGCAGACGTCAAGTTTCCAACAAATGGAAGTTTCTTAAGCTTATGTGAGTAAAACCAAATTCCAAAGATATATACCGAGAAAAACAAAACGGCATTAAACGACACATAACTTGCCATGACAACAGCAGTGAAATTCAGTACAAAATAAAAAGACAGTTTTGTGTTCTGACTCACTAATCGATCTAATTTAGATTTATTAGGACGATTTATTAAATCTTTTTCAGAATCATAAAAATTATTAATGATATAACCTGCTGCAATGGTTGCTGCTGAAGCTAACACCAACATCAATAAATTTAAATCAAGTAAAACCCTTTTTAAAGGTTTATCGTGCGCAAGAATGTACACAGATGCTAAGTATTGCGCAATAACTATGACAAGAATATTATAACCTCGAACCACAGAAAACATACTAAAAAACTTCAGTAGGATATGTTTTTGTTTTCTAGTCAGCATATTCTTATGATAAAATGAGGCTCTTCGACTGCGCTCAGAGTTACAAAGAGAAGATTAGAAGTTGTAAACCACTTCTAATTTGTAGTCTTTAAGTGATTTTTGAGCAACAGTAATATCTTCAGTGAATCCTAGGATATAACCTCCACCTCCTGAACCACATAATTTCAGGTAGTACTCATTGGTTTCAATTCCTTTTTTCCAAAGTTCATGAAACTGTTGTGGAATCATAGGTTTAAAATGATTCAACACTACTTTAGACAATTGCTTTGTGTTTTTGAAAAGCGACTTCACATCACCTTTTAAAAAATCATCAACACAAGCATCTGTATGTTTGATAAACTGATCCTTAAGCATGCTTCTAAATCCTTCCTGTTTCATATTTTCCATAAAAATATGAACCATAGGAGCTGTTTCTCCAGTGATGCCTGAATCTAATAAAAACACAGCACCTTTTCCTTCACTTTGTTGTGCAGGAATTCCAGTTGCTTCAATATTATCTTTAGAATTTATTAAAATAGGAATGCTTAAATAGCTATTTAATGGATCGAGACCTGAAGATTTTCCGTGGAAAAACGATTCCATTTCAGAAAAAATCACTTTTAGTTTTAATAACTTTTCTCTTGTTAAATTTTCTAAAACTGTGATTTTATCATGCGCATATTTATCATAAATTGCAGCGACTAAAGCACCACTACTTCCAACACCATAACCTTGAGGAATGGACGAATCGAAATACATTCCAGCCTTAACATCTTGAGCTAAAACCTCGATATCGAAAGTCACTAATTCTTCATTTATCTCTTTTAGATAAGACACAAATTTCTTTAAACTTTCATTAGAATTTATAGCCTCTTGAGACGGATTTTCATCTGTCTTCAAAGCGCCATTATAAAAGTTATAAGGAATAGATAACCCTTTAGAATCTTTGATGATTCCATATTCTCCGAAGAGTAAGATTTTTGAGTAAAAAAGAGGTCCTTTCATATATGTCTAGCCATTTGCTTTAACAAATATACGTATTATTCTGCTATTTGGTTTACAATCAACAGCTAAGTCGATTATAAATTTTTGATTTTATTCACCAATCTGTTGAGCACCAAAACCAATTTGATCGTTAATATAATGTCCGTTTTGACAATATTCAACTAATTGGTTTTTAACAAACTCAAGCACAGTTTCCTTTTCATTTTCAGGATATAGTACATGAACATTAGCTCCTGCATCTAAAGTAAAACACACTTTTGAATTCGTTTTGTTTCGATATGCCCAAATTTTATTGATAATTTCCAAGGTATTTGGTTTCATTAATATAAAATAAGGCATGCTTGTCATCATCATTGCGTGTAGTGTTAAGGCTTCACTTTCAACAATTTTCACAAAGGCATCTACATCTCCATTTTTGAAAATATTGATTAATTTAGACATGTTTTCATGTGCTTGCTCAAAACGTCGAATTGCAAATGGATGATTGTGCATTAAATCATGTCCAACTGTACTACTGACTTGCTTTTTTCCTTTATCGACCAATAAAATCGTGTCTTGATAATTTTTAAAATTTTGATGGACTCCATGAGGATATTTTACACCAAATAAGTCTGAACTTCCATCAATCTCTTTATGTGCTCCCCAAACAATTAAATCACCTTCAATGCTTCTGCAAGCACTTCCTGAGCCTAATCTGGCTAAAAATGATGCTTTTTGATTAAAGTATTTGTCTGTCTCCTCGAGCGCAGACGAGAGGTTTCTCTCAATACTCATCAAACACAATGCTAAAGCACTCATTCC is part of the Psychroserpens ponticola genome and encodes:
- a CDS encoding geranylgeranylglycerol-phosphate geranylgeranyltransferase translates to MLTRKQKHILLKFFSMFSVVRGYNILVIVIAQYLASVYILAHDKPLKRVLLDLNLLMLVLASAATIAAGYIINNFYDSEKDLINRPNKSKLDRLVSQNTKLSFYFVLNFTAVVMASYVSFNAVLFFSVYIFGIWFYSHKLKKLPFVGNLTSAILTITPFFAIFLYYKNFETVIFVHAIFLFLIISMRELTKDLENMKGDLLLGYKTIPVVYGEKTSKLMLTILVLLTSVPIYLLLNRYDVGHMYLFFYFSVILLLIFLLLLWKSNTKTHYLILHNILKFIILAGVFCIVLININVVLNQI
- a CDS encoding mevalonate kinase family protein, giving the protein MKGPLFYSKILLFGEYGIIKDSKGLSIPYNFYNGALKTDENPSQEAINSNESLKKFVSYLKEINEELVTFDIEVLAQDVKAGMYFDSSIPQGYGVGSSGALVAAIYDKYAHDKITVLENLTREKLLKLKVIFSEMESFFHGKSSGLDPLNSYLSIPILINSKDNIEATGIPAQQSEGKGAVFLLDSGITGETAPMVHIFMENMKQEGFRSMLKDQFIKHTDACVDDFLKGDVKSLFKNTKQLSKVVLNHFKPMIPQQFHELWKKGIETNEYYLKLCGSGGGGYILGFTEDITVAQKSLKDYKLEVVYNF
- a CDS encoding diphosphomevalonate/mevalonate 3,5-bisphosphate decarboxylase family protein — encoded protein: MTEQDFIPKPYSKTLENGSVNWSSPSNIALVKYWGKKEHQIPENPSISFTLDHCKTTTTLSFSKKETSDSFSFDVFLDGEQKDSFKSKIETFFKRIECYLPFLRDYHFKIETSNTFPHSSGIASSASGMSALALCLMSIERNLSSALEETDKYFNQKASFLARLGSGSACRSIEGDLIVWGAHKEIDGSSDLFGVKYPHGVHQNFKNYQDTILLVDKGKKQVSSTVGHDLMHNHPFAIRRFEQAHENMSKLINIFKNGDVDAFVKIVESEALTLHAMMMTSMPYFILMKPNTLEIINKIWAYRNKTNSKVCFTLDAGANVHVLYPENEKETVLEFVKNQLVEYCQNGHYINDQIGFGAQQIGE